Below is a window of Deltaproteobacteria bacterium DNA.
GGGACAGTGTGTGGAGTTACTCACCATCAACCCGTCGGGTGCGTCGCCTCACTGCTGCGAACCGTTCAGATGCGACGCTCGGCACCGAGTTCACGCAGGACGATGGCACGCCCATGTACAACGGCAAAGTGGAAATGATGGAATGGAAGTACGTTGGCACTGGCGCCGCCCTGATCCCCGTGGCGCGGGGCGCCAAGCAAGCAGAGGACGATTACACCGCCCATATCACTTATAGTGCTGTACACTCGACGAGCCTGAGCTACGCGAATGTCCCTGATGCGTACGAGCAACGCTATAAAAAAGTCTCGTTTGGTTATCAAGATACTTCACAAAAATATGCCTCATGGTGGGTCAGCGACCTGTTGTGGGTGCCGGTGCCAGTGTACTACATTGAGGCCATGCCCAAAGATCCGTATTACAATTACGGGCGGCAGATTTTCTCGATCGAACAAAACTCGTTCTCCCCAGTCTGGAAACAGATCTACAACCGCAGTGGTGAATACTGGCGGACTGGCACGTTGTGGGCGGAGTTTCCCCGTTTCAAAAATGGCGATAAAGATTTCGTCTGTTTTGATGGGGTCGGTACCGTCATTGGTGACGAGAGAACCAACCGTGGCACCGCCGGGTTAGACAACGGCAACATGCCGCTCGGCAAAGAGGGCGGCGCGACCGTGCATTACAACTCCGGTCGCAGTGGCGACATCTTCCAACTCGAACGCTTCTTAGAGTATGGCAAGTAGGTCAAAAGGGGATGGGTGACCATCCCCTTTTTCGTAGCTCCCAGTTAAGGAGACATGTCCTTGTGCGTATGCGTCATATCACGAATACATCTCTCAGGGCGTTAGTGTGTGGTTTTGCCGTAGCGCTCCTGTTCTCAGAGTTAGTCCATGCCAATCAAGGGTCGCTCACGCGACCATCCGTGAACTTGCATGGTGCGTTCTTTCTCACGCCAGACACTGGCTGGGTCGTCGGTCAACTGGGCAAGGTGTTCTATACCACTGATGGCGGTAAGAGTTGGCAGGAACAAGCGAGTAAGACCAATTTGCTCTTGACCGCAGTGGACTTCACCGATCAGAACAACGGCTGGGCGGTTGGTGAACGCGGCATCATCTTTCACACTGATGATGGAGGCAAGAGCTGGAAAGCGCAAACCAGCAATGTCACCTATCCCCTCTTTGACGTTGACTTCATTGACAACCAAAAAGGTTGGGCAGTCGGGCACTGGGGAACGGTCCTCTTTACTGACGATGGCGGGCAGCACTGGCAAGAGCGGTCGTTATCGACAGCGTTGACTGGCCGTGGACAAATTGACCCGGCCGCATTTACCGATATTAAAGACCCAACCACTGGTGAGATTATTGCCAAGGCTGGGCAGCTGCTTTCTCGTGAGATCATCGCAAAAATCACGCAAAGTGGCATCAATGATGCCCGTGTGCGCGAAGACATTGTCTTGAATTCAGTTTTCTTTCTTGACGCCACCCATGGCTGGATTGTCGGTGAACAAGGACGCGTCGTCCGCACCGAAGACGGCGGCCAAACTTGGGAAAGTGTCACTCTTCCGCGTCCGCCAAAACAGGCAGGATCTGACGGAAACGAAGAGCTAATGAGCGATGAGGAACTTGAAGCCTTTGGTGCCCTGACCCCGCCACCAAGTTTGTATGGTCTATTTTATATTTCTCCGCAACAGGGCTGGGTTGTCGGACAAGAGGGAGCCATTGCTCGCACACAGGACGGTGGGCGACAGTGGGAATTTCAACCCAGTGGCAGTCAGGAAGCACTGTACGACATCGGCGTCAAGGGAGAAACGGGGTGGATTGTTGGTGATAAAGGCGCAGTCCTCGTCTCCACCTCAAGCGGTACGCAGTGGGAAAAGCGCGAACTCGGCTTAGAATATCGTCTGTCATGGCTGCGACGGTTAGCAATCACTCCAAGTGACAATTCCTATTTCGTTGGCGCTGACGGACTTGTTCTTACCAGTGGAAAGTCGCCTGACCAAGGCGTGTGGGTTCGGCCAGTCCATGAGAAATAGAACATAGGAAGAACGCATGGCAGAAAACGTTCAGCGCAAATGGGATCGACGCTATATCACCCAGCAGTACTTGTATTTTTTGCTCCGTCACCGTCTCGGAGTGTGTGTCTTCATCGCGCTCGGCACGATATTCCTTGGGTACCAGGCGCTTCATCTACGCGTCCATACCGACTTTTTTAATTTGTACCCCCCTGGCCACCCCTACATCCAACTCTATCAGCAATATCGCCAGATGTTTGGCACTGCCAACGTCTTGCAAATTGTTGTGGAAGTCCAAGAGGGTGATATCTATAGCGTCGAAACCATCAAAAAAATCGATGGGCTGACGCGTGCACTCGTCGAAACCAAGGGAGTCAATCCATTCCAGGTCACCTCACTCACTCACCCAAGTGTAAGAAACATTACGATCTCTGCGTCTGGCATCACCGCCTTACCATTAGTCAAGAAAGTGCCAGAAACACCTGGTGAGTTAGCCTCGATTCGCGAGGCAGTGTACACCGCCCCTGGCGTACGTGGAGTGCACGTCTCCCTTGATGGTAAAGCCGCGCTCATTACCGGTGGCTTGTGGGAAGAAGGCACTGATTTCGAGTATCTGTGGAACCGTGTGGGTGAGTTCTACAAGACCTACGAGGATGGCAACACCAAGCTCTATGTCAGCGGCTACCCGATGCTGTATGCCTGGGTCGAACACTACTCGCCAGCGATCATGCGGGTCATTTTTCTCACTGGCGTAGTGATCTGTGTGTTGCTGTGGTTTTATTTCCGCACGATCATCGGCGTGTTGGTTCCCTTATTTTCCGGGTTGCTGAGTGCCTTGTGGGCCATCGGTTTTGCGGCCTTGTTCGGTTTCAATATCGATCCCCTCGTGCTGGTGGTGTTCGTGCTTATCACTGCCCGTGCACTTTCGCACTCTGTGCAATCGATGGAGCGCTATCACGAAGAGTACTTCCGTCTCGGTAACCGCCGAGAGGCGATTTTATCTTCCTACTTAAGCCTGTTTGACCCTGCCTTTGTGTCGATCGCGGCGGATGCGTTAGCACTGCTCACCCTGGCGGTCGCACGTATTCCGGTCATTCAAAGTCTCGCCTACGTCTCGTGCTTTTGGATTCTCACCATCACGATTAGTGTCATTACACTTCATCCCGTGTTGCTGACGTTCATTCCACCTCCACAACATGACCCGAAGGCAGGCACGCGCTTGTCAGACCGCTTCTATCAGGGCATGTGCCGTATCCTGGTCTGGCTCAGTCAGGATAACCGACGCTATCTCAGTGTGGTCGCACTGATCCTCTCGTTTACCGTCGGACTCTATCTTTCACACCAATTACGAGTTGGCACGGTTTCGATTGGTGAAGCGATCATGTACTCGGATCATCCCTACAATGTCGCCTCACGCAAAGTGGGAGAGAAATTTTTGGGCGCGAGTCAGATGGTCGTCGTGGTTGAAGGAAAAGAGCAGGACGCGATCAAAAACGAAGATGTTCTGCGTGGCATGGAGGAGTTTCAGTATTACATGCGGCAACAAGGTGGAGCCGCCGGGTCGATCAGCGCGATTTCCATCTTGAAGCGTGTCTTTCGCATGTTCCACGAAGGCGATCCAAACTGGGAGATTATCCCCTCGCGTCAGTCAGATATAGGCAACGTCTTTTTCACGACCAGTGATCAAGGCGGCGGGAAAGATGCCGGACACTTATTTAGTGAAGACTACCGCAATGCGACAGTCACCCTGTTCTATCGCGATTACTCCAATCTGGTGGCAAAAAATGCGCTGGAAGCGGCAAAAGAATTTATTTCCGCCAATCCACAAGAGCACGTGACGTTCCGCCTTGCCGGTGGGCTCATCGGCCTCTTGGCCGCGGTCAATGAGGAAATCGAAAACTCGTATCGTATTAACCTCTATCTAGTGCTGGGAACCGTCTTTGTCCTCAGTTACCTGACGTACTGGTCACTGATGGGAGCAATCATCGTGATGTTGCCCTCGTTGATTGCCCAGCCGCTCACCGAGGCGGTCATGTATCTGTGGGGTATCGACATGAATATCAACTCCTTGCCCGTTGCCGCGGTCGGTATCGGTATCGGCATTGATTACGGGTATTACGTGTTGAGTCGCATCGTCGAAGAATACGCTGAAGTGAAAGACTTCGATAAAGCCAACGAGCTCGCATTGATGACCACTGGTCGCGCGATTTTCTTCACCGGTACCACGTTGGTAGCTAGTGTGGCCTTGTGGATTTTCTTTCCCATGCGCTTTCAAGCAGAGATGGCGTTGTTGCTGAGCTTGATCTTAATCTTCCACGTCATCGGCGCGTTGATCTTTATCCCTGCGGCAGTGTCATTGCTCAAGCCACGTTTTGGGGTGCTTGGTGGCGAGCGGATTGCGCAGGAAGCGATTGCACGCGGAGCGGCACATGCTGGGGCATAGGAAGTAGGCCGGAATAAGCGAAGCGTTTCCGGCAATGATCTAGTCGCACAGATACGGCAAAAGGTTCCTTCTCCCTCAGGGAGAAGGTCAGGATGAGGGGATGCCAATTGGGGATTGTCGACGGGAACTACAGATGGAGGAAACGGGTCACACGCATTGCCTGCTCAATCCACAATTCGCATTCATCGCTCCGCAATACTTGATCCCCTCACCCTAGCCCTCTCCCTAAGGGAGAGAGAATTTTCAGCACTGTTCCAGCAAAAAACCACAGGCGTTCTTATCCTCTTGTCTCCATGCAACTCCTCACCCTCCTCGACCGCCGCGCCCTCACCCAGCGTTATCTTTATTTCTTACTGCGCCATCGCCTCGCGGTCTGTATCTTCATCGTGCTTGGCACAATACTCTTCGGTTACAGCGTCACACGTTTACGGGTTCACACTGACTTTTTCGATCTCTACCCGCCCGCGCATCCTTACATCAAACGCTATAATGAGTATCGCCAACTCATGGGTACCGCCAATGTGCTGCAAGTTGTACTCGAAGTCGAGCAAGGGACGATTTACACCGCAGAAACCATCAAGAAAATCGACTCACTTACCCGCGCACTGATGGATAGTCGCGGCATCAATCCATTCCAGGTTGTCTCACTCGCCCATCCCAGTGTGCGCGATATCACCATTTCAGCCTCTGGCATTACTGCCTTGCCAATCGTCAAAAAAATCCCCGAGACCGAACAAGAAGTGCAGAAGATTCGCGAGAAAGTCTACGCCAATAGCGGCGTGCGCGGCATTCATGTCTCATTCGATGATAAAGCCGCACTTGTGACTGCTGGCTTATGGGATCAAGGCACTGACTTCGCTTATCTCTGGCACCGCATCAACGAGTTACAAGCCACCTACCAGGACGGCAACACTCGCATCTTCGTCTCCGGTTATCCCATGCTCTATGCCTGGGTACAGTATTACTACCCTACGATTTTGCTGGTGCTGGCGCTCACGACGGTGACCATCGCCGTCATGCTCGCTTTCTATTTCCGC
It encodes the following:
- a CDS encoding DUF1329 domain-containing protein, producing the protein MITRCSLIGVVTVALLLGWASANAADTPPLTTALTEKYGLKVGMKITKENADLIKDLVPEAVYNRTKNGDYIFTIGKFPEPDTLNPAKLWDKDFNASSEKSRGKYDVDAEAGIVDKATKQRPSPMPLGYPYPDIDFKEDPAKVGAKIAWNLVSLAGACGEQDHEGARVVSAPHGGSYDRYFSPKVIRQYVDFRRNAVSLNRPVIFQEIFFFQEPSDAFGSSNLTWRWADPKKWDSVWSYSPSTRRVRRLTAANRSDATLGTEFTQDDGTPMYNGKVEMMEWKYVGTGAALIPVARGAKQAEDDYTAHITYSAVHSTSLSYANVPDAYEQRYKKVSFGYQDTSQKYASWWVSDLLWVPVPVYYIEAMPKDPYYNYGRQIFSIEQNSFSPVWKQIYNRSGEYWRTGTLWAEFPRFKNGDKDFVCFDGVGTVIGDERTNRGTAGLDNGNMPLGKEGGATVHYNSGRSGDIFQLERFLEYGK